Proteins co-encoded in one Candidatus Limnocylindrales bacterium genomic window:
- a CDS encoding rhodanese-like domain-containing protein, translated as MAIKRVEPDEAARLMNDGWTYLDVRSVPEFEQGHPAGAFNIPLLDMVPGQGLRPNPAFVVEVRNTFPPDARLVVGCKSGGRSAKAAQMLAESGYTNVVDMRGGFGGETDAGGQVTCAGWQARKLPTSSTAEPGRSYRELKK; from the coding sequence ATGGCGATCAAGCGAGTGGAACCCGACGAGGCCGCACGCCTCATGAACGACGGCTGGACCTACCTGGACGTGCGCTCGGTACCCGAGTTCGAGCAGGGCCATCCGGCCGGCGCCTTCAACATCCCGCTCCTGGACATGGTGCCGGGCCAGGGGCTGCGTCCGAACCCGGCCTTCGTGGTCGAGGTCAGGAATACGTTCCCGCCCGATGCCCGCCTCGTCGTGGGCTGCAAGAGCGGGGGCCGCTCGGCCAAGGCGGCGCAGATGCTGGCCGAATCCGGCTACACCAACGTCGTCGACATGCGCGGCGGGTTTGGCGGCGAGACCGACGCCGGCGGCCAGGTCACCTGCGCCGGCTGGCAGGCGCGCAAGCTTCCCACCTCCTCGACGGCTGAGCCGGGGCGGTCCTACCGCGAGCTCAAGAAGTAA
- a CDS encoding NAD(P) transhydrogenase subunit alpha produces the protein MTPEMFFGLYVFVLAAFVGYGVISGVPPLLHTPLMAFTNAISGISLVGSLVAAGAQYNSFSTVLGFIAVLAATINVVGGFLITDRMLKMFRKRGGGRA, from the coding sequence ATGACGCCCGAGATGTTCTTCGGACTCTACGTCTTCGTCCTGGCCGCCTTCGTCGGCTACGGCGTGATCAGCGGTGTTCCGCCGCTGCTGCACACGCCGCTGATGGCGTTCACCAACGCGATCTCCGGCATCTCGCTGGTCGGATCGCTGGTGGCGGCCGGGGCTCAGTACAACAGCTTCAGCACCGTGCTGGGCTTCATCGCCGTGCTGGCCGCGACGATCAACGTCGTAGGCGGCTTCCTGATCACGGACCGCATGCTGAAGATGTTCCGCAAGCGTGGTGGAGGCAGGGCGTGA
- a CDS encoding DUF4215 domain-containing protein — protein MPPTIPARAVVAGAILAVLIRAPAALAGDACGQPVTAGSTPKASDALAVLHASVGGAQCDGRPCICDVDGDVRVTASDALRVLHAAVGLGRIRSCCMTVEPGCTALDIFTASTSTIDYGSTGIAHGSPVPEAHLLTMQVVHRCSSSHLPCTSDGDCDGGSCNATCDCLVDPECEVRGPVQRRHCRTTQKDCVTNADCPAGVACVSMFLPPVPLSSAGNPMCMVTVVEQDFVGTIDAAEGSLVLGGVIRARMYLGISISQPCPRCGNPQETPAVGDQFTCEGGQFPGAACRVDAAGLFGGTSFDCPPPLGESIVGGGIAVPFHELTTGAVEKTAQLPCANFSFQSHPSRGNGRCIDRIGPEDPTCTSNADCRRCTDDVTVACTTDAQCGGVGRCAEAPEQPVTCGYWCHCGFCDNDPARPCLHDDECPAGQKCLIGTGSGTAPNAPQQKPNDCSQDRFLCDGSEDEKCSTTAQGRCELQPFRNCQESSTCGAQAAGDCLFENRSCFEPRIVRNGATSPLAAYCRHDRTPCISNVDCSDADLCIADSLSPRLVSIGCFPGGSSSTVNSAAGLTGPAVWHLDTLVRICRCGDGVIGCNEECDDGNAAGGDGCNGQCRDE, from the coding sequence ATGCCGCCCACCATTCCTGCCCGCGCGGTCGTTGCTGGCGCGATCTTGGCGGTGCTCATCCGCGCTCCGGCTGCGTTGGCCGGCGACGCTTGCGGCCAGCCCGTGACGGCCGGGTCCACGCCGAAAGCCAGCGACGCCCTGGCCGTCCTCCACGCCAGCGTCGGCGGGGCGCAGTGCGACGGGCGGCCGTGCATCTGCGATGTGGACGGCGACGTGCGGGTGACGGCCAGCGATGCGCTGCGCGTGCTGCACGCGGCGGTCGGGCTGGGGCGTATCCGATCCTGCTGCATGACCGTCGAGCCAGGGTGCACCGCGCTCGACATCTTCACCGCATCCACATCAACGATCGATTATGGCTCGACCGGGATCGCACACGGCAGTCCGGTGCCGGAGGCCCATCTCCTGACGATGCAGGTCGTGCACCGCTGCTCCAGTAGTCACCTGCCGTGCACCAGCGACGGCGATTGTGACGGCGGAAGCTGCAACGCGACGTGCGACTGCCTTGTCGATCCCGAATGCGAGGTGCGCGGGCCGGTTCAGCGGCGACACTGTCGCACGACGCAGAAGGATTGCGTCACCAACGCCGACTGCCCCGCCGGTGTTGCGTGCGTCTCCATGTTCCTGCCGCCTGTGCCGCTTTCGTCGGCAGGCAACCCCATGTGCATGGTCACGGTTGTGGAGCAGGACTTCGTGGGCACCATCGACGCCGCCGAGGGATCACTCGTGCTCGGAGGCGTGATTCGCGCACGAATGTACCTGGGAATTTCTATCAGTCAGCCTTGTCCGCGGTGCGGCAACCCACAGGAGACGCCCGCCGTAGGCGATCAGTTCACATGCGAAGGCGGCCAATTCCCGGGTGCTGCATGCCGGGTCGATGCGGCCGGTCTCTTCGGCGGAACCTCGTTCGACTGTCCACCGCCCCTCGGGGAATCCATTGTGGGCGGCGGCATTGCCGTCCCTTTCCACGAGCTGACCACCGGCGCCGTGGAGAAGACGGCGCAACTGCCATGTGCCAATTTCTCTTTTCAATCTCATCCTTCGCGCGGAAACGGCAGGTGCATCGACCGCATCGGTCCGGAGGACCCCACGTGCACGAGCAACGCCGACTGCAGGCGCTGCACTGACGATGTCACCGTGGCCTGTACGACGGACGCTCAATGCGGCGGCGTGGGCAGGTGCGCGGAAGCGCCAGAGCAGCCCGTCACTTGCGGCTATTGGTGCCATTGCGGCTTTTGCGACAACGATCCGGCTCGTCCGTGCTTGCACGACGACGAATGTCCCGCGGGCCAGAAGTGCCTGATCGGCACCGGGTCCGGTACTGCGCCGAATGCGCCGCAGCAGAAGCCCAACGACTGCTCGCAGGACAGGTTCCTGTGCGACGGCTCGGAGGACGAGAAGTGCAGCACCACCGCGCAAGGTCGATGCGAGCTTCAGCCTTTCCGCAACTGCCAGGAGAGCAGCACCTGCGGGGCTCAGGCTGCCGGTGACTGTCTCTTCGAGAACCGGTCCTGCTTCGAGCCCCGGATCGTACGGAATGGAGCGACGTCGCCACTGGCCGCCTACTGCCGTCACGATCGCACTCCATGCATCTCCAACGTCGATTGCAGCGACGCCGATCTCTGTATCGCCGATTCGCTGTCGCCTCGGCTGGTCTCTATCGGGTGTTTCCCCGGCGGATCATCAAGCACCGTCAACTCCGCGGCGGGACTAACCGGTCCGGCCGTGTGGCACCTCGATACGCTGGTGCGCATCTGCCGCTGCGGCGACGGCGTCATCGGATGCAACGAGGAATGCGACGACGGCAACGCCGCCGGTGGCGACGGCTGCAACGGCCAGTGCCGCGACGAATGA
- a CDS encoding DUF3313 family protein, translated as MRASRSFGHAVLLCWTLIGACSSGPPAPAEPGRSIQVTEVNSGFLSDYGRLAPAQRWPTLLVRLDMKARPQKIHLRPVEIWRGGTRHEVHEQDLPNLADALARVVRTALSESFEVVAAPGPGVHELRMALTHAGPDARRYVKQGGPLGRRTGPMGMTTRNFVRVAALEAELLEPGTVRATVAVLDRRAADELPKGAAESWEDVHHAFSLWGERLRAVFQAAGPI; from the coding sequence ATGCGCGCGAGCCGGTCGTTCGGGCATGCGGTCCTCCTCTGCTGGACGCTGATCGGCGCATGCAGCAGCGGGCCGCCCGCTCCGGCCGAGCCCGGCCGGAGCATCCAGGTCACCGAGGTCAACTCCGGCTTCCTCTCCGACTATGGGCGGCTGGCGCCCGCGCAGCGGTGGCCGACGCTGTTGGTGCGCCTGGACATGAAGGCGCGCCCGCAGAAGATCCATCTGCGGCCGGTCGAGATCTGGCGCGGCGGGACGCGTCACGAGGTTCACGAGCAGGACCTGCCGAATCTGGCAGACGCGCTGGCGCGGGTGGTTCGGACGGCGCTGTCGGAGTCGTTCGAGGTGGTGGCGGCACCGGGCCCCGGCGTTCACGAGCTGCGCATGGCGCTGACCCATGCCGGCCCCGACGCGCGCCGCTATGTGAAGCAGGGCGGGCCGCTGGGACGCCGGACCGGCCCGATGGGCATGACCACGCGCAACTTCGTCCGGGTCGCCGCGCTCGAGGCGGAACTGCTCGAGCCGGGAACGGTTCGGGCGACTGTCGCGGTCCTGGATCGCCGCGCGGCCGACGAGCTACCCAAGGGAGCGGCCGAAAGCTGGGAGGACGTGCATCATGCGTTTTCCTTGTGGGGGGAGCGACTTCGGGCTGTCTTCCAGGCGGCGGGTCCTATATGA
- a CDS encoding DUF4215 domain-containing protein produces the protein MKAIRLVALTAAMLVAAAGTAPADQQDKAQQACLNKIVKSARKISGAVLKDASACIRRAAKDALPDGVTAQDCLSADLKGKVQKAAAKIASAIATSCPTDPDFGYTDAATVEDGYVTENLGLMYDAFEEDLDATLAASSGADPQGKCSSTITGAWRKLHDAMHKEVERCLKIGLKDGTVVDAASMEGCLDSITTDAQGRVLKAAGTVQALLSVKCPAGDLAGIYPGLSGICGVYGDDTDAAGLASCSIERLECRVCRIFDAAYALDRDCDLFDDALANGSCPDCGNTVIDAGEGCDDGNEISGDGCTSACVDEFCGDGTINDNGAEECDDGLGNSNTTPDACRENCTEPICGDGVTDTGEECDDGNMDEDDGCTTACTSCGNGSTSGPEACDDGNNDNGDCCAADCTFEAAGSSCTDAPDGVCTSPQCNGAGVCAEAPDNQGGACDDGDECSSASACNLGNCTATSYVVTGVACRWLAVGNPGTDNDKRIDVNNGVQSTGDWCGNFGVFGQNSVTDGDIVTTRGDNTTPGTEFDSFANVDGGDIVTNNARVSGVAGASLPGVGFSSIGPGQQVNKTPSPTFYDTTGDDVRVDECIDAQTAISTSTAGLLNAQAATQNLGATFTGITGGSTKTITATNPGGLNVIDLDNITGGNNVTINLDGGGSANTVMILRIATSLNSDQNWIWNLQNGLTADHLLIYSKGTGNARCEIGEDNTGGGTLFCPNGRIVLKIGTDWDGALFGGGSSVTSIELGDNVVLTHNRFTGL, from the coding sequence ATGAAAGCCATTCGTCTCGTTGCGTTGACCGCCGCCATGCTGGTCGCGGCTGCAGGAACGGCACCCGCGGATCAGCAGGACAAGGCGCAGCAGGCCTGCCTGAACAAGATCGTGAAGTCGGCACGCAAGATCAGCGGCGCCGTCTTGAAGGATGCCTCGGCCTGCATTCGCCGCGCAGCCAAGGACGCGTTGCCCGACGGCGTCACGGCGCAGGACTGCCTCTCGGCCGATCTCAAGGGCAAGGTGCAGAAGGCAGCGGCCAAGATCGCGTCGGCGATAGCCACGTCATGCCCGACCGATCCGGATTTCGGCTACACCGACGCCGCGACGGTCGAGGACGGCTACGTGACCGAAAATCTCGGTCTGATGTACGATGCGTTCGAAGAGGACCTCGACGCCACCCTGGCCGCCAGCTCGGGCGCAGATCCCCAGGGCAAGTGCTCCTCCACCATCACCGGCGCCTGGCGCAAGCTGCACGATGCCATGCACAAGGAAGTCGAGCGCTGCCTGAAGATCGGGCTCAAGGACGGCACCGTCGTCGATGCGGCCAGCATGGAAGGGTGCCTGGACTCCATCACCACCGACGCGCAGGGGCGCGTGCTCAAGGCGGCCGGAACCGTGCAGGCGCTGCTGTCGGTGAAGTGCCCCGCCGGAGATCTGGCCGGCATCTACCCCGGCCTTTCCGGCATCTGCGGCGTCTACGGCGACGACACGGACGCGGCCGGCCTCGCCAGCTGCAGCATCGAGCGCCTGGAATGCCGCGTCTGCCGCATCTTCGATGCCGCCTATGCGCTGGACCGCGACTGCGACCTGTTCGACGACGCGCTTGCCAACGGAAGCTGTCCCGACTGCGGCAACACCGTCATCGATGCCGGCGAAGGCTGCGATGACGGCAACGAGATCAGCGGCGACGGCTGCACGTCCGCGTGCGTCGACGAGTTCTGCGGCGACGGTACGATCAACGACAACGGTGCCGAGGAGTGCGACGACGGGCTCGGCAACAGCAACACCACGCCCGATGCCTGCCGCGAGAACTGCACCGAGCCGATCTGCGGGGATGGCGTCACCGACACCGGCGAGGAATGCGACGACGGCAACATGGACGAGGACGACGGCTGCACCACCGCCTGCACGTCCTGCGGCAACGGCTCAACTTCGGGCCCGGAGGCCTGCGACGACGGCAACAATGACAACGGCGACTGCTGCGCCGCCGACTGCACGTTCGAAGCGGCCGGCAGCTCCTGCACCGATGCTCCCGACGGCGTGTGCACCTCACCCCAGTGCAATGGCGCGGGCGTGTGCGCCGAGGCGCCCGACAATCAGGGCGGCGCGTGCGACGACGGCGACGAGTGCTCCAGCGCCTCGGCCTGCAACCTCGGCAACTGCACCGCCACCTCCTACGTCGTCACCGGCGTGGCCTGCCGCTGGCTGGCCGTCGGCAATCCCGGCACCGACAACGACAAGCGCATCGACGTCAACAACGGCGTCCAGAGCACCGGCGACTGGTGCGGCAACTTCGGCGTCTTCGGCCAGAACTCGGTTACCGACGGCGACATCGTCACCACGCGCGGCGACAATACGACGCCCGGCACCGAGTTCGACTCCTTCGCCAACGTCGACGGCGGCGACATCGTCACCAACAACGCCCGCGTCAGCGGCGTTGCCGGCGCATCCCTGCCCGGCGTCGGCTTCAGCTCGATCGGCCCCGGACAGCAGGTCAACAAGACGCCTTCACCGACGTTCTACGACACCACGGGCGACGACGTGCGTGTCGATGAATGCATCGACGCGCAGACGGCCATCTCCACGAGCACGGCGGGGCTGCTCAATGCCCAGGCCGCGACGCAGAATCTCGGCGCGACCTTCACGGGCATCACCGGCGGATCGACCAAGACGATCACGGCGACGAACCCCGGCGGTCTCAACGTCATCGATCTGGACAACATCACCGGCGGAAACAACGTCACGATCAATCTGGACGGCGGCGGCAGCGCCAACACCGTCATGATCCTGCGCATCGCTACTTCGCTGAACTCGGACCAGAACTGGATCTGGAATCTGCAGAACGGCCTGACGGCCGATCACCTGCTGATCTACAGCAAGGGCACGGGCAACGCGCGCTGCGAGATCGGCGAGGACAACACCGGCGGCGGCACGCTCTTCTGCCCGAATGGCCGCATCGTCCTCAAGATCGGCACCGACTGGGACGGCGCGCTGTTCGGCGGCGGAAGCTCGGTGACGTCGATCGAGCTCGGCGACAATGTCGTGCTGACGCACAACCGATTCACCGGGCTGTGA
- a CDS encoding NAD(P)(+) transhydrogenase (Re/Si-specific) subunit beta — MSGLAEFLYFVASVLFILGLRGLTSAETARRGVWMAEAGMAAAVLGTLMHPDIVTYKWIIISAGIGSAIGVAMSALIPMTKMPERIALSHAFGGLAAALVGVSEYYHHTHELGHELARITMGALGFEVLFGGLTFTGSLMAFGKLQGVIPGRNITYPYQNESNIALFATAVLLLVGMTAWPALSWMLYPMLLIAFAVGVLLVIPIGGADMPVVISLLNSYAGLAAAATGFALGNNVLIIAGALDGASGFILSIVMSRAMNRSFTNVLFGAFGKVDESAVAVSSTGAEVREASVGDAAMLLSGGQKVIVCPGYGMAVAQAQHALRELADLLEKEGVEVKYAIHPVAGRMPGHMNVLLAEANVPYDALKELEEINDEFAEADVALVVGANDVVNPAAKTNTNSPIYGMPILNADLAKACIVLKRSMNPGFAGIENDLFTMPNTVLVFGDAKDTLEKIAQALA; from the coding sequence GTGAGCGGTCTGGCCGAATTCCTCTACTTCGTCGCTTCGGTCCTGTTCATCCTCGGCCTGCGCGGGCTGACCAGCGCCGAGACCGCGCGGCGCGGCGTCTGGATGGCCGAGGCCGGCATGGCCGCGGCCGTGCTCGGGACGCTCATGCATCCCGACATCGTCACCTACAAGTGGATCATCATCTCGGCCGGCATCGGCAGCGCCATCGGCGTCGCCATGTCGGCGCTCATTCCGATGACGAAGATGCCCGAGCGAATCGCGCTGAGCCACGCCTTCGGCGGCCTGGCGGCGGCGCTGGTGGGCGTGTCCGAGTACTACCATCACACGCACGAACTCGGCCACGAGCTGGCACGCATCACCATGGGTGCGCTCGGGTTCGAGGTGCTGTTCGGCGGCCTGACCTTCACGGGCTCGCTGATGGCGTTCGGGAAGCTCCAGGGCGTCATTCCCGGACGCAACATCACCTACCCCTACCAGAACGAGTCGAACATCGCGCTGTTCGCCACCGCCGTCCTCCTGCTGGTGGGCATGACGGCCTGGCCGGCGCTGTCGTGGATGCTCTACCCGATGCTGCTGATCGCCTTCGCCGTGGGCGTGCTGCTGGTGATCCCAATCGGCGGCGCGGACATGCCGGTGGTGATCTCGCTGCTGAACTCGTACGCGGGCCTGGCGGCCGCGGCCACCGGCTTCGCCCTCGGCAACAACGTGCTCATCATCGCTGGCGCTCTCGACGGCGCTTCCGGCTTCATCCTCTCGATCGTCATGAGCCGCGCGATGAACCGCTCCTTCACCAACGTGCTGTTCGGCGCCTTCGGCAAGGTCGACGAGAGCGCGGTGGCCGTCTCCTCGACCGGCGCCGAGGTGCGTGAGGCCAGCGTCGGCGATGCGGCGATGCTTCTGAGCGGCGGCCAGAAGGTCATCGTGTGCCCCGGCTACGGCATGGCCGTTGCCCAGGCGCAGCACGCGCTGCGCGAGCTGGCCGACCTGCTCGAGAAGGAAGGCGTGGAGGTCAAGTACGCCATCCATCCCGTGGCTGGCCGAATGCCGGGCCACATGAACGTGCTGCTGGCCGAGGCCAACGTTCCCTACGATGCGCTCAAGGAGCTCGAGGAGATCAACGACGAGTTCGCCGAGGCCGACGTTGCGCTGGTCGTGGGCGCCAATGACGTCGTGAATCCGGCCGCGAAGACCAACACCAATAGCCCGATCTATGGCATGCCGATCCTGAACGCCGATCTGGCCAAGGCGTGCATCGTGCTGAAGCGTTCGATGAATCCCGGCTTTGCCGGCATCGAAAACGACCTGTTCACGATGCCGAACACCGTGCTCGTGTTCGGCGACGCCAAGGACACGCTGGAGAAGATCGCCCAGGCGCTCGCGTAG
- a CDS encoding Re/Si-specific NAD(P)(+) transhydrogenase subunit alpha, which translates to MPQEIREGERRVALVPDSIKRLSAKGVEFLVESDAGASAGFSDEEYQAAGARIVHTRVALFSEADAIVQVNVPTAETVAAIRQGAAIVSLLFPLVQHDLVRSLRDRGVTAISLDRIPRTTLAQAMDVLSSQATVAGYRSVILAAQHLPKLFPLLMTAAGRIEPARVVILGAGVAGLIAIGIARRLGAVVEAYDVRAVVKEQVESLGATFIDVGIQADAQTAGGYAKEVGEEFQRRANEVIAKHLEKADVCITTALIPGRPAPRLVTSDMARRMRPGSVIIDLAAEQGGNCELTRPGEIVEENGIKIIGPTNLPSDAARDASSMFSRNVEKLLLYMLKDGQLQYDFDKEIVRGCVVTHEGRIADSQVAEAVGA; encoded by the coding sequence GTGCCTCAAGAAATCCGCGAGGGCGAGCGCCGCGTCGCCCTCGTTCCTGACAGTATCAAGCGCCTCTCGGCCAAGGGCGTCGAGTTCCTGGTCGAATCCGACGCCGGCGCCTCCGCCGGCTTCTCGGACGAGGAGTATCAGGCGGCCGGCGCGCGCATCGTCCACACGCGAGTGGCGCTATTCTCCGAGGCCGACGCGATCGTGCAGGTCAACGTGCCTACGGCGGAGACGGTGGCGGCCATCCGGCAGGGCGCAGCCATCGTCAGCCTGCTCTTCCCGCTCGTGCAGCACGACCTGGTTCGCAGCCTGCGCGACAGGGGCGTCACAGCCATCTCGCTCGACCGCATCCCGCGCACCACGCTGGCCCAGGCCATGGATGTCCTCAGCTCGCAGGCCACCGTGGCCGGCTACCGCTCGGTCATCCTGGCCGCTCAGCACCTGCCCAAGCTCTTCCCGCTTCTGATGACGGCGGCCGGCCGCATCGAGCCTGCGCGAGTGGTCATCCTCGGCGCCGGCGTGGCCGGGCTGATAGCCATCGGCATCGCGCGGCGCCTCGGCGCCGTGGTCGAGGCCTACGACGTGCGCGCCGTCGTCAAGGAGCAGGTCGAAAGCCTCGGCGCCACCTTCATCGACGTCGGCATCCAGGCCGACGCTCAGACCGCCGGCGGCTACGCCAAGGAGGTCGGCGAGGAGTTCCAGCGGCGCGCCAACGAGGTCATCGCGAAACACCTGGAAAAGGCCGACGTCTGCATCACGACGGCGTTGATTCCTGGGCGGCCGGCGCCGCGCCTGGTCACCTCCGATATGGCTCGGCGCATGCGGCCGGGCTCGGTCATCATCGATCTTGCCGCCGAGCAGGGCGGCAATTGCGAGCTGACCAGGCCCGGCGAGATCGTCGAGGAAAACGGCATCAAGATCATCGGTCCGACCAACCTTCCGAGCGACGCCGCCCGCGACGCCAGCTCGATGTTCTCGCGCAACGTCGAGAAGCTGCTGCTGTACATGCTCAAGGACGGGCAGCTCCAGTACGACTTCGATAAGGAGATCGTTCGCGGCTGCGTGGTCACGCACGAAGGCAGGATCGCGGACAGCCAGGTCGCCGAGGCCGTCGGCGCCTAG
- a CDS encoding PaaI family thioesterase yields MSQAHRDELLFPFGDGGCFGCSRSNEAGLHLRFFRDGDRVRTTYRIPDKFHGAPGIAHGGIVATILDELSCAAAVFLENVRVVTGELNVRYEQPCPVEQDLEVRAFVASRQHPRYLVIEAEILREGRRLVRSSGKFFSRPIEEPAP; encoded by the coding sequence GTGTCGCAGGCGCATCGGGACGAGCTGCTCTTTCCATTCGGCGACGGCGGCTGCTTCGGCTGCTCGCGCAGCAACGAGGCAGGCCTGCACCTGCGGTTCTTCCGTGACGGCGACCGGGTGCGCACCACGTACCGTATTCCCGACAAGTTCCACGGCGCGCCGGGCATCGCCCATGGCGGTATCGTGGCCACGATCCTGGACGAACTCTCGTGCGCGGCCGCCGTCTTCCTCGAGAACGTGCGTGTGGTCACCGGCGAGCTGAACGTCCGTTACGAGCAGCCCTGCCCTGTCGAGCAGGATCTGGAGGTTCGTGCGTTCGTCGCCTCGCGCCAGCATCCTCGCTACCTCGTCATCGAGGCCGAGATCTTGCGCGAGGGCCGGCGGCTGGTGCGCTCGAGCGGCAAGTTCTTCTCACGGCCCATCGAGGAGCCGGCGCCCTAG
- a CDS encoding SRPBCC family protein, with translation MASTSSIVETIDIAVPVRTAYNQWTQFEEFPQFMQSVESVKQLDDATLHWVAEIGGRQKEWTAKITEQIPDKRIAWTSIDGAHNAGVVTFHRLSDETCRVTLQLEYQPEGALEAVGDAIGLMTWNTRENLERFKSFIEQRGEETGGFRGEIQSPEDRREGTHHAQHAQSSNFATRMPDQGSQQGQSSGMSSQQGTGGFGKQRSQSSGYGDQSGMTGTQQGSDFGRTSKQQQQGMGMGQQGSSLGSQQQQQGMTSWQQGQGGEGISGGEDSPAEDIMSHQNEPASAQRGSSTLASKTTSRDRRRQ, from the coding sequence ATGGCGAGCACCTCCAGCATAGTAGAAACCATCGACATCGCCGTGCCGGTTCGCACGGCCTACAACCAGTGGACCCAGTTCGAGGAGTTCCCGCAGTTCATGCAGAGCGTGGAATCCGTCAAGCAGCTCGATGACGCCACCCTTCACTGGGTCGCCGAAATCGGCGGACGCCAGAAGGAGTGGACGGCCAAGATCACCGAGCAGATTCCCGACAAGCGCATCGCCTGGACCAGCATCGACGGTGCCCACAACGCAGGCGTCGTCACGTTCCATCGGCTCTCGGACGAGACATGCCGTGTGACGCTGCAGCTCGAGTACCAGCCCGAGGGTGCCCTCGAAGCAGTCGGCGACGCCATCGGACTGATGACGTGGAACACGCGCGAGAATCTCGAGCGCTTCAAGTCGTTCATCGAGCAGCGCGGGGAGGAGACCGGCGGCTTCCGCGGCGAGATCCAGTCGCCCGAGGATCGGCGCGAAGGCACGCATCACGCGCAGCATGCGCAGAGCTCGAACTTCGCCACGCGAATGCCGGACCAGGGGTCGCAGCAGGGGCAGAGCAGCGGCATGAGCTCGCAGCAGGGCACCGGCGGCTTCGGCAAGCAGCGGAGTCAGAGCTCGGGCTACGGCGACCAGAGCGGCATGACCGGCACGCAGCAGGGCAGCGACTTCGGGCGCACCTCCAAGCAGCAGCAGCAGGGCATGGGCATGGGACAGCAGGGTTCCTCGCTCGGCTCTCAGCAGCAGCAGCAGGGCATGACGAGCTGGCAGCAGGGACAGGGCGGCGAAGGAATCTCGGGCGGTGAGGACTCACCCGCCGAAGACATCATGTCGCATCAGAACGAGCCGGCGTCGGCTCAGCGCGGATCGTCGACGCTGGCGAGCAAGACGACGTCGCGCGATCGGCGCCGGCAGTAG
- a CDS encoding RNA-binding S4 domain-containing protein, with product MRLDKWLWAARFFKSRSLASEAVAGGHVHVGGVRAKAARPVRIGEEIVVTTGRVERTVIVLALSDVRRGAPEAALLYEETPASKEKRERLAAELKSEKAAFQPGMGRPGKRDRRALARLRGR from the coding sequence GTGCGTCTGGACAAGTGGCTGTGGGCGGCGCGGTTCTTCAAGTCGCGCTCCCTCGCCAGCGAGGCCGTGGCCGGCGGGCACGTGCACGTCGGCGGAGTCAGAGCGAAGGCCGCGCGACCTGTCCGGATAGGCGAGGAAATCGTCGTAACTACTGGCCGGGTCGAGCGAACTGTGATTGTCCTGGCGCTCTCCGACGTCCGCCGTGGTGCTCCGGAGGCGGCCCTGCTCTACGAGGAGACGCCGGCGAGCAAGGAGAAGCGCGAGAGGCTGGCAGCCGAGCTCAAATCCGAGAAGGCCGCCTTCCAACCCGGCATGGGCCGCCCCGGCAAACGGGATCGGCGCGCGCTGGCCAGGTTGCGGGGGCGCTGA